In Klebsiella aerogenes, the DNA window ACGTTGACGTTACCGATACATTCAAAGCTGAAGTCAACGCCACCATCAGTCAGTTCGACAATCACATCCTGGATCGGTTTGTCGTAGTCGTTCGGGTTGATAAAGTCAGTCGCGCCCATCTCTTTCGCCAGGGTGAATTTATCGGGATTGGTATCGACCGCCAGAATGCGCCCGGCTTTCGCCTGCACCGCGCCCTGAATGACCGCCAGACCGATACCGCCCAACCCGAACACCGCCACGCTGTCGCCCTCTTTCACCTTCGCCGTGTTGTGCACCGCGCCGATGCCGGTGGTCACGCCGCAGCCCAGCAGACACACTTTTTCCAGCGGCGCCTGCGGGTTAACTTTCGCCAGCGAAATCTCGGCGCAGACGGTGTATTCGCTGAAGGTACTGGTACCCATATAGTGATAAATCGGCTCGCCGTTGTAGGAGAAACGGGTGGTGCCGTCCGGCATCAGCCCTTTCCCCTGGGTCGCGCGAACCGCCTGGCAGAGGTTGGTTTTGCCAGACTTACAGAATTTACATTCGCCGCATTCCGCCGTGTACAGCGGGATGACATGATCGCCCGGCTTCAGGCTGGTGACGCCCTCGCCGACTTCAACCACAATACCGCCGCCTTCATGGCCCAGTACCGCCGGGAATACACCTTCCGGATCATCACCGGACAAGGTAAAGGCATCAGTATGGCAAACACCGGTGTGGGTGATTTTGAGCAGAACTTCGCCTTTCTTCGGCGGTGCGACGTCAATCTCAACGATTTTTAACGGTTGGCCGGGGCCAAAAGCGACTGCTGCGCGTGATTTCATAACTGTCTCTTCCTCGTCGTGATTTTATTTTAAATAGGATCGTAGCAGATGACCGACTTCCGCCATGCGGGCGGCGCGCTGGTCGGGGGTAGTCTCACCGCTAACCAGCTCATCCTGCAGATGCATCTCCACCAGCTCGCCCATCAAGCCGTTGGCGGCACCGCGAATAGAAGCAATCTGCTGCAGGATAGTCATGCAGGGTTCGCCGGACTCCAGCGCCCGCTCCAGCGCTTCGACTTGTCCGCGAATACGGCGCACACGGCTTAGCGCACGCTTCTTGTCTTCTGGTGAGTGTGGCACAACATGCCCTCCATATTGTATAGGGGGGTATACTATATTTATTTGTCAGAGCTGGCAAATTGAAACGCCGCTATCAACAGTAGCATAGCGGCGCAGACCAATGCGTCCAGTACCAGGAATCCGGCTACCAGGTAAAATTCAGCGCTTGCGCGGCATCATGCGCAGCAGCGTGTTGTCTTTCCACAGATAATGATGCAGCAGCGCGGCTAACGCGTGCAGACCAATGACGAAATAGCCGGTATTCGCCAGCAGACCATGCACCTCTTTCAGGGTGTCGGCTAACGCGAAATTGCTTTGTGCGGCATAGGGCATCGTTAATCCGAAAGCAAACCACGGGTTACCACGGAGGTACATCATCACCATACCAATCGTCGGTAGCGCAATAAACAGCAGGTAAATCACCAGGTGCCCAAGATGCGCGAACCCGGTCATCATCGGCGTCGGCTTAGGAACTATCGGCGGCGCTGGCGATTTCAGGCGTACCAGCAGGCGTGCGACCATTAAGACAAAAATGGAGATACCACAGGTGGTGTGAATCATATTGATTACCGGACGGTCGCTGCGCGGGAAAAAGCCGCGTAGCTCCATCGCTGCATAGGCAATCGCCACCAGTAAAAAAACCAGCCAGTGAATCCCTATCTGCAGGCCAGAATATTTGTCGCGCATGAAAAACCCTTAATGGAAAGTGTGATGTCGCCAACATAACGGTCTTTCCTTAAAATTTCATTAACTTTTACGTAGCATTAAAAATGCCTCTTTACGCCCAATATCACCAGTAAAAGCAGGGAGTTAAAGTTTTACTTAACGCTTTCTGGTTGCAGTCCGGCGTTGCGGTAAAAAGCACACACAACCACAAACACGCCGGATCCCGACGGGATAGAAAACCTCAGCGAGAAGAAAATGAAACGCACATAGACATATATACAGACGACAATATAGAGCCACTTTAGATATTTTCTTCCGTTCCACACGGAATTAACACATCAATATTTCTCACATTTACTTTTTATGTTGCATGAAATCAAAAAACTGATATTTTCATTATGTCCCCATAATGGTAAACCTTTTAAAAGCGACATATGAATTTAGAATTTAGAAAACTGACTCAGGTTAACCCTGATGATATTATCGCCCTCAACAATCACCCTGATGTATTACGCCACATGCCATTAGGGACCCCGGACTTCAATCGTCAAAAATGTCTGGAATGGGCAGCGCAAAAAGATGCACAGTGGCAGCAGCACGGCTACGGGCCTTGGGCGTTCATGATCGATGGTCATTTCGCCGGATGGGGAGGCCTGCAATATGAAGACGGTGATGCTGACCTGGCGCTGGTGCTGCATCCGGATTACTGGGGGTCGGGTAAAATTATCTATGATGAAATCGTTAACTACGCTTTTTCAACGTTGAAATTAGAAAGTATTACTATTTTACTACCGCTCAGCAGAGTGAAAATTAAAACCATTTTACGACTTGGTTTTCACCCTGATGGTGAAATGATATTTGATAATATCTGTTTTCGCCGCTTCCGTTTATTCGCCACGGCGAAAAACCAGTAACATCTCAGTGTATTACTGACATTTAAATGACCTCTGCCAGGCGGCGGATCCCTTCAATCATTGACTGTGGGGAATGATTAGCGAAACCAATCAGGATCCCTTCACGAGAACGCCCTCCGTGATAATAGTGATCCAACGCCTGTATTCCCATTCCTAACTGACGGGCTTTCTCTTCAACGTCTCTTCCCGTTAATCCATTGTGCAACCAACAAACAATGTGCACACCTGAGTCTGACGGCTGGACGGTCATTTTTCCGTCAAGATAGTGCTGAATGGCCTTAACCAACGCCGTTTTTCGTTCATAACAGGTCTTGCGGACTCGCCGGACGTGGCGAGCGTAATGCCCGTCTTCAATAAAGCGCGCCAATACAGCCTGTTCAAGGTAACCGGTGCTGAGATCGGCAAGATATTTGGTCACCACAAATTGTTCTTTGAGACCTGGGGGAACCACTAAAAAACCGATACGGAATTCAGGATACATCATTTTTGAGAATGTCCCGGCGTAGATGACCCGCTGCTGCGTATCCAGCCCCTGCAGGGCTTGTACCGCGCGGTCGACATAGCGAAATTCGCTGTTGTAATCATCTTCAAAGATCCACGCCCGGTTAGATTCTGCCCATGCCAGCAGTTCACGGCGGCGCGATAAACTCAACGTTCCGCCTAACGGGTATTGATCAGAAGGTACGACGTAGGCCAGTTTTGCGCCAGGGAAACGGCGAATCCCATCACTCACGTCCATACCTTCGCCATCGACTTGTACGGGCCTGACGAGTGCGCCCGCCGACATAAACACGCCACGAGCGCCTTTATATCCGGGATCATCAAGCCACACTTCATCTCCCTTCGATAGCAGAGCCCGGGCAGTAATGCTCATCGCCTGCTGGATGCCATTGACAATAATAATATTATCCTCGTGGCAGTTAACGCCGCGGGTCGACTGAATATAGTGACTGATAGCCTTTCTCAGAGACTGAAACCCATTGGGGCTGGTGTGCAAACCGAGCTCATTGCGGGACGCCTTCCAGACTTGCCCCAGTAGCCGTCCCCATAAACCATGAGGAAAGAGATCAATACACCCGACACCTATGCGGAACAGCGGGTTACGTTCATCCACTGTAAGCTGCTCTGACCACTGGTTGCGCACGTGAGTAATATCAATATTTAGCGCGCCATCCAGAGAAATGTCATCACCCTGCGACTGCAACGCGTTAGGGTTGCTGATACTGCGATCGGGGATGTTTTGCGCGACGAAGGTACCCGCCCCTTTTAACGTGACGATATAGCCTTCATCATACAATCTGTCGTATCCGGCAATGACTGAGTTGCGAGATATCGCCATCATTTCCGCCAGCGCGCGTGTTGATGGAATCTTGGATCCCAAAGCCAACCGCCCCTCCACTATCGCTTTACGCAGTGCAGAGTAAACCTGATCTTTGATAACACCTTTCTCCAGAAAAAGCTCCTGAAACAAAGGGGCGTTTGCTTTCTTCATCGTTATGACTCGGCGGTTAAAAGTGGATCCTACAAATATCTATAAAGTGTCTCTATGCGATAGAAGTGAAGACAATTAGGATCATCTTTACAGAATAACACTGTTTATCAAAATATCTGGAGCATCATGAAAAATATAATTATTGATACTGACAAAATGACTATCGAGCCAGTAGCGCCAGCGGATTATGCCGCCTGGGCTCCGCTATGGCAAAACTATCTGACATTTTATCGAACTGCGCTTGCAAAAAGTATTACTCAATTAACCTGGGACCGTTTTTTTAATCCTGTAGAACCCGTCTTCGGTGCTGTTGCTAAATATAATGGCGAAGTTGTCGGCTTTGTTCATTATTTGTTCCATCGCTCAACATGGTCGGAATCAGATTATTGTTATCTGGAAGATTTATTTGTAAGTGAGCACGTCCGTGGTCAGAATATCGGCAAAAAGCTTATCGAGTATGTTCAACAGAGCGCCCGCAAACGCCATTCATCCAGAGTATACTGGCATACTCATGAAACGAACCTCCGTGGGCAACGCCTTTATGACTGGGTCGCTAAAAAAAGCGGCATGATTGAATATCGAATGTAAGTTGCGCTCACGGATACTTGTGCTGACTTATTATTTCCATACTACTCAAATAACCCAGAGTCCGAAATATACAACCGTTTGTCATTCGCTGGTATTGTGAACACCGCGAAACCTAAAAAATGGGGCTTTCTTCCAAAAGCCCCACACAACATTACTGTTCAGTGAGTTCAAGCTCGGCGATGACCGGCAGATGGTCACTGGCCGCCGACCAGTTAAATTCTGGTGAGTTATGCGGAATGTCCAGTTTCTTCACATCCCATTTCTGGCCTTTGAAAGTGAATATATGGTCAATATCAATCGCCGGGTTAACGGCAGGCCAGCTTCGGGTATCGGTCCCCTTTTTCGACACTTCATTAAAGAAAAAACCGATCTCTTTCACCGGCTGTTCTTCACGCGTGGAGTTAAAATCACCGGCAAGGATTTTAATCGAAGAGGCAATATCCTTAAAATCAGACGCTGCATCGCCAATGCTTAGATCTAACAGATAGCGCGCCTGCTCGGTCCGCATAGCCGGATCTTTTTGCCAGTCGAGATGAGTCACCATGATAATCGGCGCGGAATCAAACCCGGGCACGTCAACTTGCGCCAGTAGCGCAACGCGCTGTTCGGCATCCCCTGACGGTAGTTTTATTACCTGCGAATGCAGAATCTTATATTTTGAAAGCAATCCTAAACCATATTCGCCGCCATCGAAATCCAGTGCCTTACCAAACGCATAGTGCATATTGTTGGCGTCGGCGATAGTTTTTAATTGATCAACTTTTTGGCTGCGCTGCGTTTTGTTATCGACTTCAGGCACGGCAATAATATCGGCATTGATTTTTTTAATTGCTGAATTAAGCGCCGTGAAGTCAGCCACATTATCGGAGGCCTCATTCTTACCGATGTTGTAGGTTGCGATCCGCAGCGTCGGTTTATTGTGGGTATAGACTTTATCAGGCACACCACCTTTCTGTACGGCAAGTATCTCATTACCTGCAAGTTTTTCTGCCGCCTGGACGTTAACCGCCAGGCACGCCAACGCCGCCATGGTCAGTGCGATTTTCTTTTTCATCATTCTTATATTCCCTTTGTTCACGTGGTTGTGCTGTAAGGGTAACGAGTGAAAGCATTGATTATCGTGATAAATCACGCAAACTTATAACGCGATGAGAATTAAGTAGCCCATTATTGTTCCCTCGCTGCGAAACGCATAGCGTTGAAACGAAAGATTATTAAAAACCGCCGGCACCGGATAACTCACCGAATTCCTTGCGCTTTTACCACCATCTCAACGTCAGACAACCGTCCACGCCCTGCTTTACTGGTTGACCAATCGGCCGCGCAGGGCTATGCCTGGAGAAGTTTTCATGTCTCGACTTCACAACCAGGAGATTATCCATGAGCAAACTTGGGATTAATGGATTTGGTCGTATTGGACGTTTGGTACTTCGCCGTTTGTTAGAAGTGAATAGCCCGCTGGAGGTGGTGGCCATCAATGACCTCACGTCGCCAAAGGTGCTGGCTTACCTGCTCAAACATGACTCTAACTACGGTCCTTTCCCATGGAGCGTTGATTTTACGGAAGATGCGCTAATCGTTAATGGTAAAAAAATTACCGTCTATGCGGAAAAAGAGGCACAGCACATTCCGTGGAAAGCGGCGGGCGCTGAGGTTATCGTCGAATGCACCGGCTTCTATACCTCCGCGGAGAAATCGCAGGCTCACCTGACTGCTGGCGCGAAAAAAGTGCTGATCTCCGCCCCCGCTGGCGAAATGAAAACCATCGTTTATCACGTCAACGATGACACCATGAGCCCGGATGACACCATTATTTCCGTGGCGTCCTGTACCACCAACTGCCTGGCGCCGATGGCGAAAGTTCTCAACGACGCCTTCGGTATCACCGTCGGCACCATGACCACCATCCATGCTTATACCGGCACGCAGTCGCTGGTCGATGGCCCCCGCGGCAAAGACCTGCGCGCCTCGCGTGCGGCGGCGGAGAACATTATTCCGCATACCACCGGCGCGGCCAAAGCCATCGGTTTGGTGATCCCGGCTCTGAGCGGCAAACTGAAAGGCCACGCCCAGCGCGTGCCGACCAAAACGGGATCGGTCACGGAACTGGTTTCAGTGCTGGCGAAAAAAGTCACCGCCGAAGAAGTCAACC includes these proteins:
- a CDS encoding S-(hydroxymethyl)glutathione dehydrogenase/class III alcohol dehydrogenase, translated to MKSRAAVAFGPGQPLKIVEIDVAPPKKGEVLLKITHTGVCHTDAFTLSGDDPEGVFPAVLGHEGGGIVVEVGEGVTSLKPGDHVIPLYTAECGECKFCKSGKTNLCQAVRATQGKGLMPDGTTRFSYNGEPIYHYMGTSTFSEYTVCAEISLAKVNPQAPLEKVCLLGCGVTTGIGAVHNTAKVKEGDSVAVFGLGGIGLAVIQGAVQAKAGRILAVDTNPDKFTLAKEMGATDFINPNDYDKPIQDVIVELTDGGVDFSFECIGNVNVMRAALECCHKGWGESVIIGVAGAGQEIKTRPFQLVTGRVWRGSAFGGVKGRSQLPGMVEDAMAGKIRLDPFITHRLPLDQINEAFDLMHEGKSIRTVIHFGDK
- a CDS encoding metal/formaldehyde-sensitive transcriptional repressor; translated protein: MPHSPEDKKRALSRVRRIRGQVEALERALESGEPCMTILQQIASIRGAANGLMGELVEMHLQDELVSGETTPDQRAARMAEVGHLLRSYLK
- the cybB gene encoding cytochrome b561; translation: MRDKYSGLQIGIHWLVFLLVAIAYAAMELRGFFPRSDRPVINMIHTTCGISIFVLMVARLLVRLKSPAPPIVPKPTPMMTGFAHLGHLVIYLLFIALPTIGMVMMYLRGNPWFAFGLTMPYAAQSNFALADTLKEVHGLLANTGYFVIGLHALAALLHHYLWKDNTLLRMMPRKR
- a CDS encoding GNAT family N-acetyltransferase; translated protein: MNLEFRKLTQVNPDDIIALNNHPDVLRHMPLGTPDFNRQKCLEWAAQKDAQWQQHGYGPWAFMIDGHFAGWGGLQYEDGDADLALVLHPDYWGSGKIIYDEIVNYAFSTLKLESITILLPLSRVKIKTILRLGFHPDGEMIFDNICFRRFRLFATAKNQ
- a CDS encoding PLP-dependent aminotransferase family protein, with translation MKKANAPLFQELFLEKGVIKDQVYSALRKAIVEGRLALGSKIPSTRALAEMMAISRNSVIAGYDRLYDEGYIVTLKGAGTFVAQNIPDRSISNPNALQSQGDDISLDGALNIDITHVRNQWSEQLTVDERNPLFRIGVGCIDLFPHGLWGRLLGQVWKASRNELGLHTSPNGFQSLRKAISHYIQSTRGVNCHEDNIIIVNGIQQAMSITARALLSKGDEVWLDDPGYKGARGVFMSAGALVRPVQVDGEGMDVSDGIRRFPGAKLAYVVPSDQYPLGGTLSLSRRRELLAWAESNRAWIFEDDYNSEFRYVDRAVQALQGLDTQQRVIYAGTFSKMMYPEFRIGFLVVPPGLKEQFVVTKYLADLSTGYLEQAVLARFIEDGHYARHVRRVRKTCYERKTALVKAIQHYLDGKMTVQPSDSGVHIVCWLHNGLTGRDVEEKARQLGMGIQALDHYYHGGRSREGILIGFANHSPQSMIEGIRRLAEVI
- a CDS encoding GNAT family N-acetyltransferase, whose product is MKNIIIDTDKMTIEPVAPADYAAWAPLWQNYLTFYRTALAKSITQLTWDRFFNPVEPVFGAVAKYNGEVVGFVHYLFHRSTWSESDYCYLEDLFVSEHVRGQNIGKKLIEYVQQSARKRHSSRVYWHTHETNLRGQRLYDWVAKKSGMIEYRM
- a CDS encoding endonuclease/exonuclease/phosphatase family protein, whose protein sequence is MKKKIALTMAALACLAVNVQAAEKLAGNEILAVQKGGVPDKVYTHNKPTLRIATYNIGKNEASDNVADFTALNSAIKKINADIIAVPEVDNKTQRSQKVDQLKTIADANNMHYAFGKALDFDGGEYGLGLLSKYKILHSQVIKLPSGDAEQRVALLAQVDVPGFDSAPIIMVTHLDWQKDPAMRTEQARYLLDLSIGDAASDFKDIASSIKILAGDFNSTREEQPVKEIGFFFNEVSKKGTDTRSWPAVNPAIDIDHIFTFKGQKWDVKKLDIPHNSPEFNWSAASDHLPVIAELELTEQ
- the gap gene encoding type I glyceraldehyde-3-phosphate dehydrogenase is translated as MSKLGINGFGRIGRLVLRRLLEVNSPLEVVAINDLTSPKVLAYLLKHDSNYGPFPWSVDFTEDALIVNGKKITVYAEKEAQHIPWKAAGAEVIVECTGFYTSAEKSQAHLTAGAKKVLISAPAGEMKTIVYHVNDDTMSPDDTIISVASCTTNCLAPMAKVLNDAFGITVGTMTTIHAYTGTQSLVDGPRGKDLRASRAAAENIIPHTTGAAKAIGLVIPALSGKLKGHAQRVPTKTGSVTELVSVLAKKVTAEEVNQAMKNAAANNESFGYTEEEIVSSDIIGSHFGSIYDATQLEVMEAGGVQLVKTVAWYDNEYGFVTQLIRVLDKFAK